CAGCCGAATGCAACTGACCTTTACCGCCATCAATTACCACCAATTGTGGTAAAGACTCACCTTCCCGCAACAAACGACTGTACCTGCGATAAACTATCTCTTCCATAGACGCAAAATCATCCGGTCCTACCACAGTCTTAATATTAAAATGTCTGTAATCCCTCTTGGATGGTTTTCCATTCTTAAAAACCACACAAGCTGCCACCGGGAATTCTCCCTGAATATTGGAGTTATCGAAACATTCAATGTGAACAGGTAATTCTTTTAATCGAAGGTCTTTTTGAACCTGCTGCATGACTCTGTTAGAATGACTTTCCGGATCTACCTTTTCCATGGCTTTGTATCGATCCATCATAAAGTATTTTGCATTCCTTAAAGACATTTCGATCAACTTCTTCTTGTCTCCAATCTTTGGAACGATGATCTTTAAATCATCCATTTCCATATCTACTTTTTGGGATAAATACAGCTCTTTCGAAGTGCTCCCAAACTTTTGTCTGATTTCTGCGATCCCGATTGCCAATAATTCCTGATCAGTTTCTTCCATCTTTTTACGAATCTCAAGCGTATGCAATTGTACTACTGCTCCACTATTGATCTTCATAAAATTCACATATCCCGCATAACTATCTGAAACAATACTAAACACATCTACATTGTGAATTTTATAATTCACTACTGTAGATTTAGCCTGATAATTCTCTAAAAGTTCCACACGTTCTTTCAGCTCCTGTGCTTTTTCAAATCGTAATTCAGAAGCATAACGCATCATCGTTTCTTTTAAATCTTTGGTAAGATCTCCAAGATTACCTTTTAGAATATGTCGAATTTCATCAATGCTTTTGTCGTAATCATACTCCGATTGTTTCCCTTCACAACCTCCCAAACAATTTCCTATATGATATTCCAAACAGACACGATACTTCTTATTAGCGATATTGGTTGGTGATAAATGATATGAACACGTTCTGAGTTTATACAGTTTCGAAATAATATTGAGAACTGTATGCATCATTTTTACTGACGCATATGGACCATAATATTCCGAACCATCTTTGATCAGATTTCTTGTAGAAAACACACGCGGAAAAGGTTCTTTCTTAATACAAATCCAGGGATAGGTTTTATCATCGCGCAATGCCACATTATAATGAGGCTGATGTTTCTTAATGAGCGAGTTTTCTAACAACAATGCCTCATACTCCGATTCGACCACAATGTATTCAATATGATCGATCTTACGCACCAATAACTTGGTCTTTCGATTCTCATATTTAATTTTATTAAAATATGAAGATACACGGTTCTTAAGGTACTTGGCCTTTCCCACGTATAAAATCTTCCGATCCTTATCGTAAAAACGATAAACACCAGGTTTCTTCGGAAGATTCCGTACGATTTCTTTTATATGCTCAGGAGTATCCACAATCGAACTACAATATTAGCATATCCTTGCAGATCACCTCTGCTTCTTACAAATGGAAATTGTAAGATCTATTTCTCAATGACTATTCCTCGGTGGTGGAGTTATCTCCATCTTCCAAAATCTCAAATAACTTATCGAGGTTTGGAGTTAAGATTACCTCAATTCTCCGGTTTTTAGCCTTGCCCTCAGGAGTATCGTTAGAAGCAATCGGACTAAACTCACCTCTACCTGCAGCGGTTAATATTGCAGGATCTAATTCACTATTGCTCAACATAATTCGAACTACCGCCATCGCTCTCTCAGCAGATAATTCCCAGTTGTCCTTAATAGCTCCACGTCCACTCATTTTATCACTATCGGTATGTCCTTCAACTAAAACCGTTAAATCCGTTTGTCCTTCAAGTGCTTTCGCCAATTGAATAACCGCCTGTTTACCTTCACTTCCCACGGCAGTACTTCCACTTCCAAAAAGCAATTGCGCTTCCATAGACACATACACTCGTCCATTTTTTTGCTCAACGGTAATTCCTTTATCTTCAAACCCTACAAGAGCTTCTTTAATCTGATTTTTTAATTGATTTACCGCTGCATCCTTTTGTGCTAAAAGATCTTCTAACTCTTTTACTCTCGCTTCACGCGCTTTTAAATCATCATTTAATTGTGCCAACTCCCCTTTTTGAACTTTTAGATCATATGCCAATAATTTCAAGCTATCTTCTTTGGCCTGTAAATCCTCCTGTACTTTAAGCAATTCACTCATCAATTGTTTATTCTCTCTCTGAGAACCTGAACTTAAAACATCTTGTTTTTCTACTAGTTCAGCATTGGTCTTCAGTAATCTATCGTATTGATATTTCAGTTGACGATATTGCGCTCCTGTTCTGGAAGTGTCTTTTACCAAACTTTTTAGTTTCTCCACTGCCCTTTCTAAATCTGCTTTGTTTTCGGTACTTTCTTTTTCCAAACGTGCATTTTCAGAAGCCAAATAACTTCTGTTTTCTTCACACTTTTCATAATTATCAGTGATTTCATTCACCTTCTTAGCCGGAACACAAGAAACTACTCCACCTAAAATTGTACCTACTAACAATAAATTTAAAATCCCTCTTAATCGCATTCTTTCTCTTGATTTATTCATTACAAATGTCCATTTCATTCCCCACTATTAAAAGTCAACTCGTAATAGTTTTGAACAAATAACGCGTTGATAAATGGTTTGTTTTCTTTTTAATAACAATAATTAACCCTTTTCTCTACAAATTTTGATTCCACTCATTTTGCAACAATTGCGCCTAACATTTTTACGTCCACATTTTATCTGTAGTCGCCATTCGTAATTGCATAAATCCGCATTACATTTGTCGGCTGATTATTAAGCAATAAAAAGCAAAAAAATGGCCTATAAATTTTTTGATGTAGAAAAAAAATGGCAAGCCTATTGGGCTGACAACAAAACATTTAAAAGCAAAATAAATCCGGACAAACCAAAGTACTATGTTCTGGATATGTTTCCTTATCCATCAGGAGCAGGATTACATGTTGGTCATCCTCTAGGTTATATTGCTTCAGATATCTTCTCAAGATATAAAAGATTGCAAGGGTTTGAAGTCTTACATCCAATGGGTTATGATTCATTTGGACTTCCAGCAGAACAATATGCCATTCAAACCGGACAACATCCCGATATTACGACTAAAGAGAATATTGCACGTTACAGACA
This genomic interval from bacterium SCSIO 12643 contains the following:
- the uvrC gene encoding excinuclease ABC subunit UvrC; this encodes MDTPEHIKEIVRNLPKKPGVYRFYDKDRKILYVGKAKYLKNRVSSYFNKIKYENRKTKLLVRKIDHIEYIVVESEYEALLLENSLIKKHQPHYNVALRDDKTYPWICIKKEPFPRVFSTRNLIKDGSEYYGPYASVKMMHTVLNIISKLYKLRTCSYHLSPTNIANKKYRVCLEYHIGNCLGGCEGKQSEYDYDKSIDEIRHILKGNLGDLTKDLKETMMRYASELRFEKAQELKERVELLENYQAKSTVVNYKIHNVDVFSIVSDSYAGYVNFMKINSGAVVQLHTLEIRKKMEETDQELLAIGIAEIRQKFGSTSKELYLSQKVDMEMDDLKIIVPKIGDKKKLIEMSLRNAKYFMMDRYKAMEKVDPESHSNRVMQQVQKDLRLKELPVHIECFDNSNIQGEFPVAACVVFKNGKPSKRDYRHFNIKTVVGPDDFASMEEIVYRRYSRLLREGESLPQLVVIDGGKGQLHSAVNSLERLGLMGKIAVVGIAKRLEEIYFPGDSIPIYLDKRSESLRIIQFLRNEAHRFGITHHRNQRGKSIVKSELHQIKGIGPKISEQLLTKIGSVKRIKEATLDELSVVVGEAKAKIVWNYFNS
- a CDS encoding OmpA family protein, producing MSELLKVQEDLQAKEDSLKLLAYDLKVQKGELAQLNDDLKAREARVKELEDLLAQKDAAVNQLKNQIKEALVGFEDKGITVEQKNGRVYVSMEAQLLFGSGSTAVGSEGKQAVIQLAKALEGQTDLTVLVEGHTDSDKMSGRGAIKDNWELSAERAMAVVRIMLSNSELDPAILTAAGRGEFSPIASNDTPEGKAKNRRIEVILTPNLDKLFEILEDGDNSTTEE